Genomic window (Oncorhynchus masou masou isolate Uvic2021 chromosome 9, UVic_Omas_1.1, whole genome shotgun sequence):
aaaaactattttaaatgactccaacctaagtgtatgtaaacctcccaCATCAACTGTACATATTATACATTTTTCCTCCAAAAGTTCACAACTTGGTCATATTAAGTTATTCTAGGATACCAATCACTCCAAATCCACCGTTGTCGATTCCATTAATGGAGGGGATGTGTTGTCCTACTATGTTGTGGAAGCAGTAGGCACAGTGTGCAGTGGTCACCGCCACCACCTTGGAGAAGTTGGAGAAGTCCACTCTGTACTTGCCTTCTTTACTGCGGGAGATGATGGGCAGGAAGTTGTAACCCCACATGATCTCCTGAGGGATGAAGGAAGTCCTGACCTGGCAGGCTGAGCTGGTGGTCTCGGCTGTGCCGTCCAGAAAGACCACCAGCTCAAACTCCTGTTTATGGAAGGTGTCCTCTGCCATGTCAAAGAAAGGGCTAGCCTTGTCAATCACATGGTAGAGTGTGAGAGGGCACACAAAGAAGAGGTTGTCCTTCCCAGCGTCCATCAGGAACTCAATGTTCACCTGGTCCATAATGATTGTCTCCCCATCGGGTTTGACGGTTGTCCTCAACAGCTTGCCGTAGATTTGGCTCCCGATCATCAGGGTCTTGCGTAAGTTGGCCACTCTTATCATAAGGCAAAGGAAGTCCTTCTTAGGACAGATGACAGCCATCTCACTGAATGTGATGGTCTTGGCCCTTTTCTTAGGGAGGGATATCTTGGACACGATGACTCCACATATGAAGCAGTGTATGAGGGCCCCTATGAGAGTCTGGATAATGATGAGGGCTACAGCAACAGGACAGTGAGGGGTAATGGCGCGTACACCATACCCGATGGTGGTCTGGGTCTCCAGGGAGAAGAGGAAGGCTGTAGTGAGACCGACGACGTTCCACACACAGGGGGTGTGATCGTTTGAGGGGTTCTGCCACTTCAGATCCCCGTTGTTCCGGGCAATCCAGAACCACAGCAGGCTGAAGATGAACCAGCTCAGGGTGAAGGAGGTGATGAAGAAGAAGAGGACAAAGCGCCAGCGGAATTCCACAAAGGTCGTCCAGAAGTCCACGAGGAAAGCAAAGTGGTTGCCGTATTTGACGTTGCCAAATTCAATGTTGCAGCGGCCATCTTTGGTCACCAGCCGAGTTCTGCGGATTCTTCGCTCCACCAGGTGGTCCTGGATGAGCTTCTGGATACCAAACACCATTTTCTAGCTCCTGTCGTCTGTTAGAGAGGACAATGTGTTAATTTAAATTTAGTACACACCcagaaaaataaatcaaatatccTTATCATCCCACAAACTGTTAGATGTATACAGACTAAATACTATTAATACAGAATAATGGGGGTTTTCATTAATATGTTTAATCGTCCAAGATTAACCTGCATCCCACCCTGTAACCAATCCCTCCCTCTATGCCAGTTGTTTAAGGTTCTTGGATGCTTTGAATTGAATGGAACAAGTATTATGAACCAGAATTCAATAATTAATAATGTCCTTATCCTTTGAAATCATTGTTTTTCAGATGAAATAGCTGCCCTTCACAACTTTCTAAATGCGATAATGACAAACCAAGCATTGGTCTATAAGAGGCTGTAAGAGAGAATGGAGTTGTTTAACATTCACTCTTGGATTCAGACTTGTGAAAAAGTTAATGTTTTACCTTCTTTAATTCTTAATTTCACACATTGTTATTAAACTAATTAGGTAAAACACAAGGTAATAGTCCCACTGACCTTAAATCTCATCAAAATATCATTATTTGAAACAACTTAGTAGCACAAACGCCTCAGCCAGTCTATGATCAATGAAATGATTTCACCTGCTCCAACCCTCAGTCTTATTACTTAACTTTAAAGTGTTGCTCTAGTTACTAGCAGTTGCTATGCATCACTTGCACATTTTAATCCACACTTAAATCCTGTAATCCTGGGCACATGGCATAGTTAAGACCCCAAGTCATTACAGAAAGAAAGTTATTGTTGAAATATATCACTCCACTGACCCAAATCAGTCAGATCCGCATAACCTCCCTAAAACCATTATCATCTAGCCTACTACAAccatatatagttgaagtcggaagtttacatacacttgttggagtcattaaaaattgtttttcaaccactccacaaatttcctgttaacaaactatagttttggcaagtcagttaggacatctaccttgtgcatggcacaagtaatttttccaacaattgtttacagacagattatttcacttataattcactgtatcacaattccagtgggtcagaagtacactaagttgactgttcctttaaacagcttggacaattccagaacatgatgtaatggctttagaagcttctgataggctaattgacatcattcgagtcaagtggaggtgtacctgtggatgtatttcaaggcctaccttcaaactcagtgcctcttcgcttgacatcatgggaaaatcaaaattaatcaaccaagacctcagaaaaaaattgtagacctccacaagtctggttcatccttgggagcaatttccaaacgcctgaaggtaccacgttcatctgtacaaacaatagtacgcaagtataaacaccatgggaccactcagccgccataccgctcaggaaggagacgcgttctgtctcctagagatgaacgtacttcggtgcaaaaagtgcaaatcaatcccagaacaacagcaaaggaccttgtgaagatgctggaggaaacgggtacaaaagtatctatatccacagtaaaaacgagtcctatatcgacataacctgtaaggccgctcagcaaggaagaagccactgctccaaaaccgccatgaaattgccagactatggtttgcaactgcacatggggacaaagatcatactttttggagaaatatcctctggtctaatgaaacaaaaatagaactgtttggccataatgaccaccgttatgtttggaggcttgcaagggggaggcttgcaagccaaagaacaacatcccaaccgtgaagcacggggttggcagtatcatgttgtgggggtgctttgctgcaggagagactggtgcacttcacaaaatagattgcatcatgaggcagaaaatgtatgtggatatattgaagcaacatctcaagacatcagtcaggaggtgaaagcttggtcgcaaatgggtcttccaaatggacaatgactccaagcatacttccaaagttgtggcaaaatggcttaaggacaacaaagtcaagctattggagtggccattacaagccctgaccacaatcctatagaatatgtgtgggcagaattgaaaaagcgtgtgcgagcagggaggcctacaaacctgtttaagttacaccagctctgtcaggaggaatgggccaaaattcatccaacttgttgtgggaagcttgaggtaggctacccgaaacgtttgacccaagttaaacaacttaaaaacaatgctaccaaatactatttgactgtatgtaaacttctgacccactgggaatgtgatgaaagaaataaaagctgaaataaatcattctctctactattattctgacatttcacattcttaaaataaagtggggatctTAACTGACCCAAGACCCAAGggatttttactatgattaaatgcgaggaattgtggaaaactcagtttaaatgtatttggctaaggtgtatgtaaacttccgacttcagctgtagcTGCATATAAACTGGCACTTTCATAGTGATCAATGGTAGGGTATAGCACATAAATATTTGATGGATGACCTCTGGCGATATGAAAGGCATAGGAGTTTTCTGAATAAATTTGTCTTGTCCTGCTGCCAAGTTATGCCAAATACTGATTTGGGTGGTGGTGCGCTTGTTAGGGAGTGGTGTGTACAATATGACCAGTGCCGTAAGCTTGTGCCGTACGCGCAAAGCTTTGAAACGTCCTCTATTGTATTTCACAAACAAAAACCCGATAATCACACACCATGCTTTGTTGTGAAGCTTTTCTTGTTTGGGTCTCACAAAGCAATTTACTAATCATTATTTCTTCCCCATTGTTACTGTATCGTGATGTAATGAATGCTGAGCTCATTTTAGGTTACTTTGATACGATGCTTGGCTGATGCTTTTCAGTAATATACTTTTGAAATAGTGATACTTTTATTAGTATTGTATGGTTCACTTGTCAATGTCAGTAATAACTCTTCAACAATGAATGGTTTCCTCAAGGAAATCTTATAATAATTAATTTACGCGTATTACACACTGCTCTGCAACCAATGCCAAGGTAATAGGGACCATTTCCACCCTTGTAATCATCAGTTTGTGATTAATTGCGATGTTTTTACTACACTTATTCAGATTTTATTGTTTGAGCCAATGAGATACTTCACTCAATATTTACACTGATAAATGTAAACACATGTTGTATACTTTGCTTCTGCAATGAGAGGTCAGAAAGTCCGCAAATTATTTAACCTTTTGTGAGAAAGGTAATAGCAAtaacaataaaaaatatataaaaatatatatatttattttcccAAGACCATTTCCTTTTAATGTTAAAATCCTCAACAATTTACAAGACGACAAACTAGCCTATACAAGTACCTGCACACAAAGTTAGGAGTGGAGTCATATCAGTCATACTACATACAATATGCTTACTGGCAGACATGCCGCTTTCACTCATAGTGTTTTGGGAAGCAGCGCTTCTTTTAAGGAAGAAGAACATTAGCGGAATGCCGATTTAAAAATATATGCATCACATGTTTGTAGGAGAGAGTAGCTCTAACACAACAAGCTCACCCTAGGCTCAAAGTGGGTGCATTTAAACATGATAGATATTATCATTACACTGTTGTTATAACAGGAGAATACAAAGTACTCACTGGATGATAATGGTCCAACTACAGAAGATGAGCTCCTCACTCAAACTGAGTTTTCCTGTGAGTGTGGAAACTGTGTTGCACCCTGGatcacctctgtctctgtctctgtctctctctctcagccagtcTCTGATGGTGTGCCCTCTGAACTGTAGTGTCTCAGTGCTACAGCTGTGTGTGCTTTTATAAAGCCTTGTACTGATGGGATTGGAATCACTTCAGGtgatgtttacacacacacaaacatgaagtAGGCTACCCATACAGCCCTCGAGCAGGGCTGTTGAGTGGGCATGTGTTTACCCCACACTGTGCTCGTACCCAGGTCCAGCCTGACTACCCCCTGCTACACCACCCGTGTCTGGGGCAGGGCTCTCAATGTTCAGATCAAGAGGAAGCTGTGTGCCACTgtttactgtacacacacatacacaatcacacacaatgGGAAAAATAAAGATCTTGAATCGAGGGACAGATTTTCTGATAAGACGTGTGACATAGGATTTGAGTTGTATCTGCTATTGAATTGTCAACCTGAGTCAAACAGTGATGCTGCATTTATGATGCACAGTCGCACAGTCACACAGTCCCACAGTCCCAATTCCCCTGATCTACCCGTAGCTCACAGCTCCTGAAGTGCTGTGACTTGCACTTTCTCCTTTTCTTATTCACAGATTACTATAATACGTCTAAGGCCAGGTGAGCTCATCCCCATTGTGAATGAAAGGTAAACCTAGCAACATGCATAGGTTAGACTAACACAGAGAAAGAAGATGAAAGAAAGAGACCATGTCCTAGATCAGATAGAAGATAGCTCTCTTGGGTAAGACTGGTATTATCTTTGTTCATGATCGTGGAGGATATGTGTGAATGCGTGGGGTAGGGGGTAGACGTGGTGTGAATTGCTGTTTGTGTCGTCTTTCACCTCGTATTGTTTTCATGAAAATGTGGAAAGTCTACATGTCTGTTGACACACAAGAAGGGATCATGGCTGACAAAAATTATTACTTCATCTTCCTTGGTATAATGGTTTCCACTAGCTACCACAGCCAAAAAGTTCAAAttggctatatcgtaaaaatCATAAAAATGAATTAAAACAAATATTAGATTTTTGGTCTTCATttctggttagggttagggataaggttagtggtggggttaaggttaggtttaggttcaaaatcacattttaataAGAGAAATGAAGAGAAATTGAAGAAATAGGCaaggtttatgactttgtggctggggtAACTAGGGACGACCAGGTAGTTTTTTTAGTTTTGTTTATTAAACAACTAACAACTAAAACTTGAAAAAGCCATACATGCACATTAGTaaaatcattgaggataacacacaataaaatCTTGGACTTATTTACATTGTGGTCTTCTTAAGACAAGATCAAACACAGTTGCACACAGAATGACCTTGaaataataaaacataaaaacaaaGAAGAAAAACATCTATCTCATCACTGCAGTTACATCATAGGGCACATTCACTTGGCCACAGAATACATCAAACAGTTTAGTACTTTATTTTTAAAGCTGCCCAGAGAGGAAGTTGTTTTTATGGGCAGAGGCAACTCATTCCACTCTGAGGCTCCAGTACACAAGAAAGTACCTTTCCCAGCATTACTCCTGAACCTGTATAAGCTATAATGCTTTATTACCTGTTAAAAGCATGTATGAGCCAGCATTACCTTAATATAAGGTTaataatacactacatgaccaaaagtatgtgggcacctgctcgtcgaacatctcgttccaaaatcatgggcattaatagggagttggtcccccctttgctgctataacagcctccacttttctggaaaggctttccactatatgttggaacattgctttggggaccacaagagcattagtgaggtcaggcactgatgttggggcgattaggcctgactcgcagtcagcgttccaattcatcccaaaagtgttcgacggggttgaggtcagggctctgtgcaggacagtcaaggtcttccacactgatctcgacaaaccacttctgtatggacctggcattgtgcactggggcattgtcatgctgaaacaggaaagggccttccccaaactattgGCAAAACGTTGGAAGCACAGACTCGttgagaatgtcattgtatgctgtagcgttaatatttcccttcactggaactaaggggcctagcccaaaccatgaaaaacagccccagaccattattcctccaccaccaaactttacagttggcactatgcattcgggcagggagcgttctcctggcatccaacAAACCAAGATTCATCTGTCGgacagccagatggtgaagcgtgattcttcactccagagaacgcgtttccactgctccaaagtccaatggcggtgagctttacaccactccagccggcaCTTGGCGTTGCGCATAGGGAATCTTAGGCTGGTGTGCAGCTGTtcggctatggaaacccatttcatgatgctcccgaagtatagttattgtgctgatgttgcttacAGAGACAGTTtgaaacttggtagtgagtgttgcaaccgaggatttTTATGCGCTATGCGATTTAAcactgtctgcaaagtagttggtgaaccaggcaagccagagttcagtgtgtcaaatcggagggcatgctgtccggtcctctggcagtctctatggaggtgccacagggttcaattgtcgggccgactcttttctctgtatatatcaatgatgttgctcttgctgcgggcgattccctgatccacctctacgcagacgacaccattctgtatacttccggcccgtccttggacactgtgctatctaacctccaaacgagcttcaatgccatacaacactccttccgtggcctccaactgctcttaaacgctagtaaaaccaaatgcatgcttttcaaccgttcgctgcctgcacccgcacgcccgactcgcatcaccaccctggatggttccgacctagaatatgtggacttcTATaattacctaggtgtctggctagactataaactctccttccagactcatatcaaacatctccaatctaaaatcaaatctagagtcggctttctattccgcaacaaagcctccttcactcacgccaccaaacttaccctagtaaaactgactatcctaccgatcctcgactttggcgatttcatctacaaaatagcttccaacactctactcagcaaactggatgcagtttatcaccgtgccatccgttttgttactaaagcaccttataccacccaccactgcgacctgtatgctcttgtcggctggccctcgctacatattctttgctagacccactggctccaggtcatctacaagtccatgctaggtaaagctccgccttatctcagttcactggtcacgatggcaacacccacccgtagcacgcgctccagcaggtgtatctcactgatcatccctaaagccaacacctcatttggccacctttcgttccagttctctgctgcctgtgactggaacgaattgcaaaaatcgctgaagttggagacttatatctccctcaccaacttcaaacatctgctatctgagcagctaaccgatcgctgcagctgtacatagtctatcggtaaatagcccactcaattttacctacctcatccccatactgtttttatttatttacttttctgctcttttgccaacaatatctctacctgtatcACCTTTATAcctttatcactccagtgttaatcagcAAAATTGTAaatattcgcctacctcctcatgccttttgcagacaatgtatatagactctctttttttctactgtgttattgacttgttaattgtttactccatgtgtaactctgtgttgtctgttcacactgctatgctttatcttggccaggtt
Coding sequences:
- the LOC135545298 gene encoding ATP-sensitive inward rectifier potassium channel 1-like yields the protein MVFGIQKLIQDHLVERRIRRTRLVTKDGRCNIEFGNVKYGNHFAFLVDFWTTFVEFRWRFVLFFFITSFTLSWFIFSLLWFWIARNNGDLKWQNPSNDHTPCVWNVVGLTTAFLFSLETQTTIGYGVRAITPHCPVAVALIIIQTLIGALIHCFICGVIVSKISLPKKRAKTITFSEMAVICPKKDFLCLMIRVANLRKTLMIGSQIYGKLLRTTVKPDGETIIMDQVNIEFLMDAGKDNLFFVCPLTLYHVIDKASPFFDMAEDTFHKQEFELVVFLDGTAETTSSACQVRTSFIPQEIMWGYNFLPIISRSKEGKYRVDFSNFSKVVAVTTAHCAYCFHNIVGQHIPSINGIDNGGFGVIGILE